A genomic region of Glycine max cultivar Williams 82 chromosome 15, Glycine_max_v4.0, whole genome shotgun sequence contains the following coding sequences:
- the LOC102664384 gene encoding serine/threonine-protein phosphatase 7 long form homolog, which yields MGYLKINASLISALIERWRPETHTFHMRCGECTITLQDVSVLLGISVDGLPLIGPTNLDWADLCEELLGVRPQEDEIRGSVVKLSWLAHHFAQINNDDDEEQVRRFARAWILRFIGGVLFVDKSSNKVSLRYLQFLRDFEECGRYAWGAAVLGFLYREMCNATDYKTKSIGGMCILLQMWAWERCPTLAPKRTPSQVENTPLGHRWLRRGNQHIGNDDVRVFRRKLDIMKRHEFVWEPYPSTVISLLPPVCLVGKAHIQQKVTDDFIEDQQVNTLNKT from the exons ATGgggtacttaaaaataaatgcctcATTAATTAGTGCTctgattgaaagatggaggccagaaacacatacctttcacatgagatgcggagaATGTACTATTACTCTCCAAGACGTCTCTGTATTGTTAGGTATAAGTGTGGATGGTTTACCATTAATCggtccaacaaatcttgattgggctgatttatgtgaggaattattgggagtcagaccacaagaagatgaaattagaggtagtgtggttaaattaagttggctggctcaccattttgcCCAAATAAATAATGACGACGACGAAGAACAAGTACGAAGGTTTGCCCGTGCATGGATATTGAGATTCATTGGAGGTGTCTTGTTCGTTGATAAAAGCAGTAACAAAGTTTCGCTAAGataccttcaatttttacgtgactttgaagaatgtggcagatatgcatggggagctgccGTACTTGGTTTTCTATACAGAGAGATGTGCAATGCCaccgattataaaactaaatcaatcggaggtatgtgcatcttactacaaatgtgggcatgggaacgatgtccaaccttggctccaaagaggactccttcCCAAGTAGAAAATACACCACTGGGGCATAG gtggctgcgacgtggaaaccaaCATATCGGCAATGATGATGTGAGAGTTTTTCGTCGCAAGTTAGATATTATGAAACGTCATGAG tttgtgtgGGAGCCGTACCCATCAACCGTAATATCACTGTTGCCTCCCGTTTGTTTAGTCGGAA aagcaCACATTCAACAAAAAGTAACTGACGATTTCATTGAAGACCAACAAGTAAATACATTGAACAAAACCTAA